A genomic segment from Nicotiana tabacum cultivar K326 chromosome 9, ASM71507v2, whole genome shotgun sequence encodes:
- the LOC107804354 gene encoding thymidine kinase-like, translating into MADTMLAPSTLKLYSDNLAQFFEELYDFCCNVVDLDGKTVIVAGLDGDYLRKSFGSVLDIIPLADTVTKLTARCELCNKRAFFTFRKTSETETELIGGADMYMLVCRQHYVNG; encoded by the exons ATGGCTGATACAATGCTGGCTCcatcaacgttgaagttatactctgataatcttG CTCAGTTCTTTGAGGAACTTTATGATTTCTGCTGCAATGTTGTTGATCTTGATGGGAAGACTGTAATTGTTGCAGGCCTAGATGGAGATTACTTGAG GAAGAGTTTTGGATCAGTGCTTGATATCATTCCACTTGCTGATACTGTGACAAAGTTGACAGCAAGATGTGAACTTTGTAACAAAAGGGCATTTTTCACCTTTAGAAAGACTAGTGAGACTGAAACTGAGCTTATAGGTGGTGCTGATATGTACATGCTTGTTTGCCGTCAGCACTATGTCAATGGATAA
- the LOC107832234 gene encoding uncharacterized protein LOC107832234 isoform X2: MPASASSAPPPPTHSRREDLIGKLSSSSTDTKLKALRDLKNQIIGNRTKKLCFLKLGAVPLITSILSSSSSSAGTAGSSCADDDVELNDSLIIQSAAAIGSFACGFDDGVKAVLDAGAFPLLLRLISYPNDKVVDAAARSLKFIYQSKLAPRYDFLQGNNMTFIWSLLNSENENVTGLGASIITHSCQTSFEQKALSDSGVLKKLTYMLGGSVTQTDASLESVATILKENPDVVSKFTEPENGGALETITELTKDKSARTRLLACICLIVIKNSAPSCLQNLRIKTKLILILLELLEDDQVGAEAPFALSSLIAEREDLQLLAFEANVIDKLVNHLRRGPIQSRRLEGILIALANMCSRLERCRDRLLSLEAMKLVGDALSHDSGEVRAAACICLKNVSRSVKNLSTGLFMNESFVVPLVRLLVDDLTFVQVSALDAISNIAIDFLAHKTMFMQCGGVKQLVQLSKSMDSTIRVKAVCALRNLTFLVNNKCKEEILSELTQLTLRSLICDPEASVQEQALALVRNLVDGPLDSIQHIFAEDALLLHAVGQQLQSASKAQVLIQGMYVFTNVASGNEVHKEAVMQELFPPLANDSESIMFKFLHSDDSRLRTAAVWTLVNLTSPSSSGASGWVMKLRNAGIVSQLKNMVNDPCLDLRARTALGQSMTSGDGST; encoded by the exons ATGCCGGCTTCAGCATCATCGGCGCCGCCGCCTCCGACTCACAGCCGTCGCGAGGATCTAATCGGAAAACTGAGCTCTTCCTCCACCGATACAAAGCTCAAAGCCCTTCGCGACCTCAAAAATCAAATCATCGGTAACCGTACGAAGAAGCTTTGTTTCCTCAAACTCGGCGCCGTTCCTTTAATTACCTCTATCctctcttcctcctcttcctccgCCGGCACGGCTGGTTCTTCATGTGCCGATGATGACGTGGAACTCAACGATTCGCTTATTATTCAATCGGCTGCTGCTATCGGTAGCTTTGCGTGTGGCTTTGATGACGGCGTTAAAGCTGTTTTAGATGCCGgtgcttttcctcttcttcttcgcCTTATTTCTTATCCTAATGATAAg GTAGTGGATGCTGCTGCTCGTTCCCTTAAGTTTATTTATCAGTCAAAGTTAGCCCCAAGGTATGATTTTCTGCAGGGGAATAATATGACATTTATCTGGTCGCTATTGAATAGTGAAAATGAGAATGTGACTGGACTTGGTGCAAGTATCATTACACATTCTTGCCAGACAAGTTTTGAGCAGAAGGCATTAAGCGATTCTGGGGTTTTAAAGAAACTCACATACATGCTTGGAGGGTCTGTAACTCAAACAGATGCTAGTCTAGAGTCTGTTGCCACTATCCTTAAGGAAAATCCTGATGTCGTTTCAAAGTTCACGGAACCTGAAAATGGAGGAGCATTGGAGACTATTACTGAATTGACCAAGGATAAAAGTGCCCGGACAAGACTGCTTGCTTGCATATGCTTGATTGTCATAAAGAACTCTGCTCCTTCTTGCCTTCAAAATTTACGAATCAAAACAAAATTGATATTAATACTACTTGAGCTTCTTGAGGATGATCAAGTTGGAGCCGAAGCTCCTTTTGCCTTGTCTAGTTTAATTGCAGAAAGGGAGGATTTGCAATTGTTAGCATTCGAGGCAAATGTTATTGATAAGCTTGTCAACCACCTGCGAAGAGGTCCAATACAGTCGAGACGTTTAGAGGGTATACTTATTGCATTGGCTAACATGTGCTCCAGACTGGAACGGTGCAGGGATCGGCTTCTGTCATTAGAG GCTATGAAGCTTGTAGGTGATGCCCTGAGTCACGACAGTGGTGAAGTGCGTGCTGCAGCATGTATATGTTTGAAAAATGTTTCTCGCTCAGTCAAG AATCTTAGCACAGGTCTATTTATGAATGAAAGCTTTGTTGTTCCCTTGGTTCGGCTTTTAgttgatgatttgacctttgtccag GTTTCTGCCCTTGATGCCATCAGCAACATAGCGATTGATTTTTTGGCACATAAGACAATGTTTATGCAGTGTGGAGGTGTGAAGCAGCTTGTTCAGCTTTCGAAGTCAATGGATTCAACTATTAGGGTAAAAGCCGTGTGTGCTTTAAGGAACCTGACATTCCTTGTGAACAACAAGTGTAAAGAGGAAATTCTATCAGAGCTCACACAGTTGACTCTGAGAAGCCTGATCTGTG ATCCTGAGGCTTCTGTTCAAGAGCAAGCTCTAGCTTTGGTTCGTAATCTTGTTGATGGGCCTCTAGATTCTATCCAGCACATCTTTGCTGAGGACGCTCTTCTGCTGCATGCTGTGGGACAGCAACTGCAGAGTGCTTCAAAAGCTCAAGTCCTCATTCAG ggTATGTACGTCTTTACAAATGTGGCATCTGGAAATGAAGTGCACAAGGAAGCCGTTATGCAAGAGCTCTTTCCACCGTTAGCTAATGATTCTGAATCAATTATGTTCAAGTTTTTACATAGTGATGATAGCCGGTTACGTACAGCTGCAGTTTGGACTCTAGTGAACCTTACTTCTCCAAGCAGTTCTGGTGCATCTGGCTGGGTGATGAAACTACGGAATGCCGGCATAGTTTCCCAGTTGAAAAATATGGTCAATGATCCTTGCCTTGAT CTTAGAGCGAGGACAGCTCTAGGGCAATCAATGACTTCTGGTGATGGTTCTACATGA
- the LOC107832234 gene encoding uncharacterized protein LOC107832234 isoform X1, whose product MPASASSAPPPPTHSRREDLIGKLSSSSTDTKLKALRDLKNQIIGNRTKKLCFLKLGAVPLITSILSSSSSSAGTAGSSCADDDVELNDSLIIQSAAAIGSFACGFDDGVKAVLDAGAFPLLLRLISYPNDKVVDAAARSLKFIYQSKLAPRYDFLQGNNMTFIWSLLNSENENVTGLGASIITHSCQTSFEQKALSDSGVLKKLTYMLGGSVTQTDASLESVATILKENPDVVSKFTEPENGGALETITELTKDKSARTRLLACICLIVIKNSAPSCLQNLRIKTKLILILLELLEDDQVGAEAPFALSSLIAEREDLQLLAFEANVIDKLVNHLRRGPIQSRRLEGILIALANMCSRLERCRDRLLSLEAMKLVGDALSHDSGEVRAAACICLKNVSRSVKNLSTGLFMNESFVVPLVRLLVDDLTFVQVSALDAISNIAIDFLAHKTMFMQCGGVKQLVQLSKSMDSTIRVKAVCALRNLTFLVNNKCKEEILSELTQLTLRSLICDPEASVQEQALALVRNLVDGPLDSIQHIFAEDALLLHAVGQQLQSASKAQVLIQGMYVFTNVASGNEVHKEAVMQELFPPLANDSESIMFKFLHSDDSRLRTAAVWTLVNLTSPSSSGASGWVMKLRNAGIVSQLKNMVNDPCLDVKLRARTALGQSMTSGDGST is encoded by the exons ATGCCGGCTTCAGCATCATCGGCGCCGCCGCCTCCGACTCACAGCCGTCGCGAGGATCTAATCGGAAAACTGAGCTCTTCCTCCACCGATACAAAGCTCAAAGCCCTTCGCGACCTCAAAAATCAAATCATCGGTAACCGTACGAAGAAGCTTTGTTTCCTCAAACTCGGCGCCGTTCCTTTAATTACCTCTATCctctcttcctcctcttcctccgCCGGCACGGCTGGTTCTTCATGTGCCGATGATGACGTGGAACTCAACGATTCGCTTATTATTCAATCGGCTGCTGCTATCGGTAGCTTTGCGTGTGGCTTTGATGACGGCGTTAAAGCTGTTTTAGATGCCGgtgcttttcctcttcttcttcgcCTTATTTCTTATCCTAATGATAAg GTAGTGGATGCTGCTGCTCGTTCCCTTAAGTTTATTTATCAGTCAAAGTTAGCCCCAAGGTATGATTTTCTGCAGGGGAATAATATGACATTTATCTGGTCGCTATTGAATAGTGAAAATGAGAATGTGACTGGACTTGGTGCAAGTATCATTACACATTCTTGCCAGACAAGTTTTGAGCAGAAGGCATTAAGCGATTCTGGGGTTTTAAAGAAACTCACATACATGCTTGGAGGGTCTGTAACTCAAACAGATGCTAGTCTAGAGTCTGTTGCCACTATCCTTAAGGAAAATCCTGATGTCGTTTCAAAGTTCACGGAACCTGAAAATGGAGGAGCATTGGAGACTATTACTGAATTGACCAAGGATAAAAGTGCCCGGACAAGACTGCTTGCTTGCATATGCTTGATTGTCATAAAGAACTCTGCTCCTTCTTGCCTTCAAAATTTACGAATCAAAACAAAATTGATATTAATACTACTTGAGCTTCTTGAGGATGATCAAGTTGGAGCCGAAGCTCCTTTTGCCTTGTCTAGTTTAATTGCAGAAAGGGAGGATTTGCAATTGTTAGCATTCGAGGCAAATGTTATTGATAAGCTTGTCAACCACCTGCGAAGAGGTCCAATACAGTCGAGACGTTTAGAGGGTATACTTATTGCATTGGCTAACATGTGCTCCAGACTGGAACGGTGCAGGGATCGGCTTCTGTCATTAGAG GCTATGAAGCTTGTAGGTGATGCCCTGAGTCACGACAGTGGTGAAGTGCGTGCTGCAGCATGTATATGTTTGAAAAATGTTTCTCGCTCAGTCAAG AATCTTAGCACAGGTCTATTTATGAATGAAAGCTTTGTTGTTCCCTTGGTTCGGCTTTTAgttgatgatttgacctttgtccag GTTTCTGCCCTTGATGCCATCAGCAACATAGCGATTGATTTTTTGGCACATAAGACAATGTTTATGCAGTGTGGAGGTGTGAAGCAGCTTGTTCAGCTTTCGAAGTCAATGGATTCAACTATTAGGGTAAAAGCCGTGTGTGCTTTAAGGAACCTGACATTCCTTGTGAACAACAAGTGTAAAGAGGAAATTCTATCAGAGCTCACACAGTTGACTCTGAGAAGCCTGATCTGTG ATCCTGAGGCTTCTGTTCAAGAGCAAGCTCTAGCTTTGGTTCGTAATCTTGTTGATGGGCCTCTAGATTCTATCCAGCACATCTTTGCTGAGGACGCTCTTCTGCTGCATGCTGTGGGACAGCAACTGCAGAGTGCTTCAAAAGCTCAAGTCCTCATTCAG ggTATGTACGTCTTTACAAATGTGGCATCTGGAAATGAAGTGCACAAGGAAGCCGTTATGCAAGAGCTCTTTCCACCGTTAGCTAATGATTCTGAATCAATTATGTTCAAGTTTTTACATAGTGATGATAGCCGGTTACGTACAGCTGCAGTTTGGACTCTAGTGAACCTTACTTCTCCAAGCAGTTCTGGTGCATCTGGCTGGGTGATGAAACTACGGAATGCCGGCATAGTTTCCCAGTTGAAAAATATGGTCAATGATCCTTGCCTTGATGTAAAG CTTAGAGCGAGGACAGCTCTAGGGCAATCAATGACTTCTGGTGATGGTTCTACATGA